One genomic segment of Pontibacillus halophilus JSM 076056 = DSM 19796 includes these proteins:
- a CDS encoding energy-coupling factor transporter transmembrane component T family protein: protein MNGSMVIGQYVPGDSIVHRLDPRAKLATIFFFVIVVFFANSVWSYGILTLFALVSAGVTQIRPGFIIKGLKPVWFLVVFTFLLHLFVTREGEVLFTVLSFPIYKEAVIQGLAISLRFFLLILITSLLTLTTTPIAITDAIEELLHPLKKIRFPVHELALMMSISLRFIPTLMQETEKISKAQASRGVDFRTGPIKDRLKAIIPLLVPLFVSAFKRAEELAMAMEARGYQGGEGRTKIRELVFQKRDYATFLLFVIMVVGVFVTRS, encoded by the coding sequence ATGAACGGATCAATGGTCATTGGACAATATGTACCAGGAGACTCTATCGTCCACCGATTAGACCCTCGAGCGAAGCTTGCGACCATCTTCTTTTTCGTAATTGTTGTATTCTTCGCGAATTCTGTATGGAGTTATGGAATTTTAACGTTGTTTGCATTGGTAAGTGCGGGTGTAACACAGATTAGGCCTGGGTTTATTATCAAAGGCTTGAAGCCAGTATGGTTTTTAGTCGTCTTTACGTTTTTACTTCACTTATTTGTGACTCGTGAAGGGGAAGTCCTCTTTACTGTCTTATCCTTTCCCATTTATAAAGAAGCTGTGATACAAGGGTTAGCAATATCCCTACGGTTCTTCTTGCTTATATTGATTACATCCTTGTTGACTTTAACGACAACTCCAATTGCCATAACAGATGCAATTGAAGAGCTGTTACACCCGCTTAAGAAGATTCGGTTCCCTGTACATGAGCTTGCACTCATGATGTCGATTTCCCTTCGTTTTATTCCAACGCTTATGCAAGAAACGGAGAAGATCTCGAAGGCACAAGCATCAAGAGGGGTAGACTTCCGTACTGGGCCGATTAAAGACCGTCTAAAGGCGATCATCCCGTTACTAGTCCCATTGTTTGTCAGTGCGTTCAAACGCGCTGAGGAGCTTGCTATGGCAATGGAGGCTCGTGGTTATCAAGGCGGTGAAGGTCGTACTAAGATCAGGGAACTAGTTTTTCAAAAAAGAGACTACGCAACCTTTCTTCTATTTGTTATTATGGTTGTTGGCGTTTTTGTAACAAGAAGCTGA
- the cwlD gene encoding N-acetylmuramoyl-L-alanine amidase CwlD, with protein MRKPVKIISWLLGFVLLIALLSYPLPVYNTWQTWSLPLTGKTIVLDPGHGGVDGGAVGSDETLEKDIALQVTKQLRDYLQQAGALVYLTREEDVDLADKEVKSLSSRKSQDIRRRVEYIKKKDPDLYLSVHLNALPSSKWSGAQSFFYPSSTQNELLAKSIQHEIRRNLENTNREALAIDHVYLLKHAPATGALVEIGFLSNTHERDLLKTESYQKKVAFSIYEGILSYVVDDERTIPEN; from the coding sequence ATGAGGAAGCCTGTTAAAATAATCAGCTGGTTGCTTGGATTTGTCTTACTTATTGCTCTTCTGTCTTATCCTTTGCCTGTATACAATACATGGCAGACATGGTCGCTGCCATTAACCGGTAAGACCATTGTTTTGGACCCGGGTCATGGTGGTGTGGACGGGGGAGCGGTAGGTTCAGATGAGACGCTTGAGAAAGATATTGCTCTACAGGTTACGAAACAACTGAGAGATTACCTTCAGCAGGCTGGTGCACTCGTCTATCTTACGCGAGAAGAAGACGTAGATTTAGCAGATAAAGAAGTGAAATCCCTCTCTTCTCGAAAGTCCCAAGACATTCGACGACGTGTGGAGTATATTAAGAAGAAAGATCCGGACTTGTATCTTTCGGTTCATCTAAATGCGTTACCATCTTCCAAGTGGTCAGGAGCACAATCCTTTTTCTACCCATCGTCTACGCAGAACGAGCTGCTTGCCAAATCTATTCAACATGAAATTCGTAGAAATTTAGAGAATACAAATCGTGAAGCACTTGCGATTGATCACGTCTATTTACTGAAACATGCGCCTGCTACAGGAGCGCTTGTTGAGATTGGGTTTCTCTCAAATACCCATGAGCGTGATTTACTTAAGACAGAATCGTATCAGAAAAAGGTTGCGTTCTCGATTTATGAGGGCATTCTAAGTTACGTGGTCGATGATGAGAGAACTATCCCAGAAAATTAA
- the rpsI gene encoding 30S ribosomal protein S9: MAQVQYNGTGRRKTSTARVRLVPGTGKVTVNKVDAEQYFPYETLRVILKQPLAITETEGNYDVLVNVHGGGFTGQAGAIRHGIARALLEADPEYRTPLKRAGLLTRDARAKERKKYGLKKARRAPQFSKR; the protein is encoded by the coding sequence GTGGCACAAGTACAATACAACGGTACAGGACGTCGTAAAACGTCTACAGCTCGTGTACGTCTAGTTCCTGGTACTGGTAAAGTAACAGTTAACAAAGTTGACGCTGAACAGTATTTCCCATATGAAACACTACGTGTGATTCTAAAGCAACCTTTAGCAATCACTGAAACTGAAGGTAACTACGATGTACTAGTAAACGTACATGGTGGCGGCTTCACTGGTCAAGCTGGCGCGATTCGTCACGGTATCGCTCGCGCTCTTCTAGAAGCTGATCCTGAATACCGCACTCCGCTTAAGCGTGCTGGTCTTCTAACACGTGATGCTCGTGCGAAAGAGCGTAAGAAATACGGTCTTAAGAAAGCACGTCGTGCACCACAGTTCTCTAAACGTTAA
- the truA gene encoding tRNA pseudouridine(38-40) synthase TruA → MERVICVISYDGTQFSGYQVQPNGRTVQEDVENALQKMHKGKFIRITASGRTDAGVHAKGQVIHFDSPLVIPEENWKKALQTLLPKDIRIVDVQKTTEDFHARYGTKRKEYRYRILNSVDPDVFKRNYTFHVPDKLDLQAMNEACTYFEGTHDFTSFSSAKSDVKGDKVRTIYEAYCYVDGDEIIFSVTGNGFLYNMVRILVGTLLEVGKGRKTPATIQEIFEMNDRSQAGKTAPPQGLYLWDVDYNEKQRSQV, encoded by the coding sequence TTGGAACGAGTCATCTGTGTTATAAGCTATGATGGGACTCAGTTCTCTGGGTACCAAGTGCAGCCGAACGGTCGAACTGTCCAGGAAGATGTCGAGAACGCCTTGCAGAAGATGCACAAAGGTAAGTTTATTCGCATTACAGCCTCTGGTCGTACCGACGCGGGGGTTCATGCTAAGGGGCAGGTCATCCATTTCGACTCACCGCTTGTCATCCCTGAAGAAAACTGGAAGAAGGCGTTACAGACGTTGCTACCAAAAGACATACGAATTGTGGATGTTCAGAAGACTACGGAAGACTTTCATGCTCGCTATGGAACGAAACGAAAGGAATACCGATATCGCATTCTAAATTCGGTAGACCCAGATGTATTTAAACGAAATTACACGTTCCATGTCCCAGACAAGTTAGATCTTCAAGCGATGAACGAAGCATGTACGTATTTTGAGGGAACGCATGATTTTACGTCATTCAGTTCTGCCAAATCAGATGTGAAAGGCGACAAGGTTCGTACGATTTACGAGGCTTATTGTTATGTTGACGGAGATGAGATTATCTTCTCTGTAACAGGGAATGGGTTTCTTTATAATATGGTACGAATTCTCGTTGGCACGCTGCTTGAGGTAGGCAAGGGAAGGAAGACACCAGCTACCATCCAAGAAATCTTTGAAATGAATGATCGCAGCCAAGCTGGCAAAACCGCGCCACCACAAGGTTTATATTTATGGGATGTTGACTATAATGAGAAACAACGCTCCCAGGTGTAA
- a CDS encoding DUF2521 family protein, producing MSVIYLNERRLNNQLQFERSLLKELTLEEVQRDSEKRFKRYFPSYTVYTSAIREEAIEQAIEAFLLGAEGSEKVEEGLANEEITNGYLPELRRLSFEFFDYMDYWNEATGANVWHFNRARASAEQFFLYWFQVGIEKGIRRRKLKMK from the coding sequence ATGTCAGTCATATATTTAAATGAGAGAAGGCTGAACAATCAACTCCAATTTGAACGCAGTCTGTTAAAAGAACTTACCCTTGAAGAAGTACAACGAGATTCAGAAAAACGGTTTAAGCGCTATTTCCCCTCCTATACGGTATACACATCTGCTATACGAGAAGAAGCGATTGAACAAGCGATTGAAGCTTTTCTGCTCGGAGCAGAAGGATCAGAGAAAGTAGAAGAGGGCTTAGCTAATGAAGAGATAACAAATGGCTATCTTCCTGAACTACGACGTCTGTCCTTCGAGTTCTTTGATTATATGGACTATTGGAATGAAGCAACAGGAGCGAATGTGTGGCATTTCAATCGAGCACGTGCCTCAGCAGAACAATTCTTCTTGTATTGGTTTCAGGTTGGTATTGAGAAAGGGATAAGAAGAAGAAAGTTGAAAATGAAATAA
- the rplM gene encoding 50S ribosomal protein L13 — MRTTFMANESNVERKWYVVDAEGQTLGRLATEVATILRGKNKPTYTPHIDTGDHVIIINASKIELTGKKLNDKMYYWHSNHPGGLKSRRAIEMREKHSDQMLERAVKGMLPHGKLGRQMGKKLHVFAGAEHNHQAQKPEVYELRG, encoded by the coding sequence ATGCGCACAACTTTTATGGCAAACGAAAGCAACGTTGAACGCAAATGGTATGTTGTAGACGCTGAAGGCCAAACACTAGGTCGTCTTGCTACTGAAGTAGCAACAATCCTTCGCGGTAAAAACAAACCAACTTATACTCCGCATATTGATACTGGTGATCACGTTATCATCATTAATGCGAGCAAGATCGAACTTACAGGTAAGAAACTTAACGACAAAATGTACTACTGGCACTCTAACCACCCAGGTGGTTTGAAATCTCGTCGTGCGATTGAAATGCGCGAGAAGCACTCTGACCAAATGCTAGAGCGTGCGGTTAAAGGTATGCTTCCTCACGGTAAACTAGGTCGTCAAATGGGCAAGAAGCTTCACGTATTCGCTGGAGCTGAGCACAACCACCAAGCACAAAAACCAGAAGTTTACGAACTTCGCGGCTAA